AGTATATGAactatttagaaaattatatctatgtaaataactataataaagTAAACTTACAAAACTATCCTTCATGTCATGCATGTTAGTTTGACTGTCTTTGCTAAcatcttctaatctcacatactcatgatcgcataggatactaactcgttCATTTTCAAgagaataaattttttcttaatgatcACTCACTAGTACTTATCCGACATAGCTGCATTTtgaggtcggccctaccaaagAATAAATTTAGCCTATTTACTCTAGTAACAAACTAAATGTCACAAGTACATTATGATCATGAGGTCTCAAGTCTAAAGCCCACTCTTAATATCATAACCAataatcccaatcattgattATAAAAGAGTAAAAACCATGTGATTTGATTGTTGTGAGTCATGTTCACATACATTAATCCCATCggtgtatttatgacatatgatCCCACTATATTATAGTATTCAACTTACATtctttgtcaaaatatatatatcatacaaatctttaaaaatttttaatgctcaattaaagattttttgaTTTGCGAAATATTTAAGTCTATAACTACTAAACCCTTCTCCTTATCCCGTAAAGTAAaagatttaacttaatacacaagAATAATGTTCAGAACTAATCAAAATGTTATCAAAAGATTTATTAtatgaacattaaaataaatgtctattattaataattaaaatatataatataaatgaaatgacctaaggggccgtttggttcgcggtaatgtagaaagattaccacgtgttacgtggtaatctgaaaatattaccacgtttggcattacACAAGTGGTAATctagatggtaatatcacattaccaacttataaatattaccaaaaaagtggtaatcccattaccaccaaatttggtgtctatcttggattaccgtggtaatcttataactttgtatattttaacaaatagattaccatgacaaccaaacacggtaatgaattattcccggtaataagagtttccaaccaaacatggttatattaaattaccacaatattcccaaccatataacattcccactcatattaccatggtaatctcgttacgtggtaatatgtcattaccatgaaccaaacggcccctaagtgTCATTGTTGCCATTCGATAGCATAATCCTAATATTTTaacattgtaataataataataataataataataataataataataataataataataatctcttaAAATTTGAACCATCCAGCTAGCTCAGCTCAAACCCATAAATAAGAAACTTGAGAAAAATTAGCCAGATTAAACTAgatttagggtttgtttggaTCAGATTTTGGAAAAcctagaagtgtttttttataagttaagcacttctgggttcaaaaaaagttgtttaTATTGGTTTTTGTAAGCGAGTcgtaaaaaaagtgaaaaatgaCTTTTTTCATAAGTAGTTATAAGTAGCTTTTTGAAAAaagcttatttttttacattttatttttctgtacCGCTTACGTAAAAACTAATatctaaaccctaaaaatataaaaaaagtctTAACTTACTCTAAAAAGCACTTTTCAAAAACTccttattaaatttaaaaaaaaatatacgtTTTTTTTGAGAAGCCAACCTAAACAATTCCTTACTATCGATATCTGTCTTTCTCTTTGCACAGTCTACGAAAATGACTCAGGCCCAACACTTTATTAGCTTTGTTTTGCTTTTCAAAACCTTTGAAGCTCGGGGGCAAGTCTCTAATGGCGACGCCCGCGCGCCTCTCCATCCTCGACCACCCTATCCTTGCCCTGCTCGGCAAGCTAAGGACTTTGCCGCACGTCCAGCAAGCCCACGCCCACCTTGTTGTCTCCGGCCTCGTGCGCCACTCATTCCCCCCAAGCAAGCTCATCCAGGTCCTCCTTTCCCTCCCCTCCACCTCCTCCCTCCCCTACGcccatctccttctcctccacTCCCCCTCCCCCAACCTCTTTTCCTTCAACTCTCTCATCCGTGCCCTCCCCTTCCcctcctccctcctcctctTCCGCGGCCTCCTCCGCTCCCCCCTTCTCCTCCCCAACAACTACACCCTCGCATTCGCCCTCCACGCCTGCTGTTTCTGCTCGTCCCGTGCCGAGGGGGAGCAGCTCAGAGCGCAATCACTGCGTCGGGGCCTCGAGTCAAGCGTCTTCGTTCACAATGTAGTCATCAAAATGTACTCTTGTTTGGGTCTCCTGCAGGATGCCCGGAAGGTGTTCGATGAAATGGATGAACGGGATTTGTTCTCATGGAATTCATTGATGGCCGGGTATGTTGGTGTTGGGGATGTCAGGATGGCACGGGAGGTGTTTGATGATATGCCTGAGAGAGATGTTGTTTCTTGGAGCACTGTTATTGCAGGCTATGtacaggtatatatataaatgtgctTTTCTCTTAAGTTTCTGCGGGTGATTatgttatgaaattcttgtGTTAGTTTTTAATGTTCCGACATCGCATTTGTTTATGATGTGTGTTTATCTGAAAAGAAATTATGCTACTGGGGTATTTTGCTGGAGAAAATTTCTGCAGGGTATTTGATGAATAGGGTGGATGCAAATATTGTACTTGTTATGTATGAGACTAGAAAACAAAGTTTTGTTTGTCTATATACTTTTGAATGGAGGATTTGGTATTCAAGTGTTTGATGGAAGTTAGATGAGCATGGAAAAGATCATTTTTTTGGTCTGTATGTATGCCCTTCGAAATAAATAGGGAATAATAGGGTTGTGCATACACTTCTAATGAGTGTTAAACTCTGGCTTTTGTTgggttaaaaatatataaaaaatatagataggATTTCACTTGAATTCTTCTGTAGAAGACTGAATTCTCACTGATTCAACCAAAGTAGATATCTGGTTTGGTGAAGTAGATAGAAGCCAGATAGATAAAGTAAATAGCAAAAGAATAGGTAATAAccaaatcaatgaaataaatagtATTGGGTCAAAATCAATGGCAAGAGGGTTTGAAAACATCTGAAAATTATCACCCTTGATAGCTTTGAGATAAGCTTACAAATTATCCATTAAAGCCGAGAAATGCCCAGAAATAACAGTCACAGAGAGGCTCATTAAAGCAGCCAAAATTACCTAATCTGATGTAGAACTATGTTACCATGTGGAAAAATTCACTATAATTTGCTTTACATGATTATAacatatatagagagagattatATCATGTATATATTGGCATATATAGCCAAGATAAAGCATCATAAACAGCTAAAACCCCTGTTTGGTTTGGTATATATCccttttgttgaatttttcaatAGATAaggtaaggaaaaaaaaaagaagaaccaGTTACTATTGAacattttgctttatttttcaaaGTTAGCCTTAAGGATGGTAATGCTTAATTGATTCTAGATTTCCTATATCCTGAATTGCAATTCTTCCATAAATATTTTGCTTCATGAAGTGTTTTCATTCTTAAAACCCTGTGACATGGGCGTTTgacattcttttttaattttcccTAGTTATTTGTAGGAAGGTTCTTTCACGGAAGCGATGGAGCTATTTCGTGAGATGCAACTTGCTGGTGCCAGGCCAAATGAGTTCACTCTGACAACTGTCCTCGCAGCTTGTTCTAATCTTGTAGCTCTTGAGCAAGGAAAGTGGATTCATATGTACATTGACAAGGCAAAGATCAAGATGAATGACAGATTGCTTGCTGCTCTCATTGACATGTACTCAAAGTGCGGAGATGCAGAATCTGCATTGAGACTATTCAATAGTGCAGATAATGCATTGAAGTCTAGCATCCGGCCGTGGAATGCAATGTTGAGTGGTTTCGCTATTCATGGCTTGTCTGAGGCAGCAATTCAGCATTTTGAAAGAATGAAGATGGAAAACATAGCCCCTGATAAAGTAACATTTGTATCATTGCTTAATGCATGTAGTCATGGGAGATTAGTGGATAAGGGGAGGTTATACTTTGAGTCTATGAAGAGTATTCATGGAATTGATCCAGAAATCGAGCATTATGGATGCATGGTAGATCTTCTCGGTCGTGCTGGTCACTTGAAAGAAGCAGAAGAGTTTATTAAGTCAATGCCTGTGACTCCAGATACCGCAATATGGAGTGCATTACTAGCTGCTTGTAAAATTCATCGCGACACAGTGATGGGAGACAGAATAGGAAAGCTTGTGAACAACTCAGAACCAGAAAATTTAGGATGTCAAGTTCTGCTTGCAAATATCTACTCTAGTTCTGGAAGATGGGTCGATGCAAAAGACGTTAGAAAGAACATGGGAATAACTGGCAGAAGAAAGACACCAGGTTGCAGCTCAATTGAATTGGATGGAATGTTCCATCAGTTTTTTGTCGGAGATAGATCTCACCCGCAAACAAAACAGATTTACTTGTTCTTGGAAGAGATGTATACTAAATTAAAGATGGCAGGTTATGTTCCAGAAATCGGAGAAGTGTTACTTGACATAGATGGAGAAGACAGAGAGACAGTTTTATCGAGGCACAGCGAGAAGTTAGCCATTGCTTTTGCATTGATGAACACTCCTCCGGGAACACCGATTCGGATTGTGAAGAACTTGCGTGTTTGCGGTGACTGTCATCATGCTACAAAGTTTATTTCCAAGGTCTATGAAAGGGTTATTATAGTTAGAGACAGGATTAGATTTCACCACTTTGAAGATGGATTTTGTTCTTGCAAAGATTACTGGTAACTGGAACAATGAAAAAGAATTGTTTGgggattatttattattcttgaaaGGATTTGAGGCTTCAAAAAAGCAATTTTGATTGACACTTGCATCAGTACATACGTATGTATTTTAGATCTTTGATCCACCAATGGGTAGAAAGACGAGGTACTcgtaaatttgtaaaaaaactcTCTCCAAGCTGGTGGaatgttttaaaacaaataaaacaaatataaggaTTCGGATTCAAAACTATTTGAGTAACACTCTTATTAGTATAAAAGTATTTAAGAAATCAAATTACTTGTGTAACccataaatatgtataataaatttaatcaaagtAAAACTTATTGAGTGACAATTAAGATTTCAAATTGACATAATACAAtggtacaaaataaaatttatccaagtaaaatttttgaattgtaTTTAGGATTTCAAAaaggattttgatttttttttttcaaatatttttgagaaatacaaataaactaaCAGCAAAATTTGTCCAAGTTGAGAATCCAAATAACCACACAACCCTTTGAAAGAAAGTCTCCGCAGCAACATCTTGTGAAGTGTGAACCTTGATATATAAATCCAAATGCCACGCAGATTTTAGGAAAATAGCATGTTCATTCAAAAGTGCTCCCAAGAAAAGAATCAAGGATCATCAATTTAATGATTCATTTAATATATTAgaaacatgaattgaataacTCCAATGTTCAGTAATCCAAACTCTCAGCTTGTGCATTCCCATTTCTCTAAATCCGAAGATAATGAATTCCTTGACCAAAATGAAAGGTCAGCTCATAAATAAACAGCAACCAATTTAAGCTACAGAGTTCAAGCCAATTGCAACAAAATGGCGACGAAGCGCATAAATTATACAAATCTTTCTATTTTCCAGTTCCATCGGATCCGTTTGTAGAGCAATTTATTCGATTGCAGACATTTCTACAACACCTCtaacaaaagaacaaatagCCAATTATGAAAGAACTTATTGCCAGCCTCTTTCATATATGAATCGTCTCGACTAAAGTCTTCTATTTTATACCCGTAGCTTGAGTGAGCAGAgaagaacaaatttaaaaatagaaatatggCTATCATCTAGTTGGGCTAGTGCATGGCTGCTCCATTGCACATTCCAAGTCTTTTTTCCGAGGACAAAGGCCATAATGGAGATAAGGCCACAACCTCACCGATAATTATCAGGGTTGGAGATACCAGCTCTGCTAATTTAACCTCATTGACTAGATGTTTTAATTCTGCAAAGACCTGCACCAAAATACTCAATTTAACTTGAATGAACAGAATGCAAAATATGGAACATAAATCATAGGTTATATAATCGGAATAGAAATCAACGAAGATGATAAGCAAAGCAATTATACTCACTATTCGCTGCTGCGGGGTGGTTCCTCGTTCAACTGCAACAGCAGGAGTTTCATGTGGTAAACCGTGATTCATCAGTTTTGAAACAAGACCAGGAAGTGTCGACAAACCCATGTATATGACCAAAGTTGAATCAGGATCCGCGGCATGCTCTGCCACGTACAAGGGATCAGTTCCTCCATTCCTTGAATGACCAGTCAAAAATCTAACACTGCACAAAACAGGGTGATTTTGAACGGTTCGAGAATTGGTAAGTTTGTGTGTAAGAATGTCAgaaaaaatatatggttttaTCAATGATCAATCAATGGTAAACATTGAATCTCCTAGACTTCTTTAGTCCATCCAGGTAATTaagcatttaaaattttaaccatTTAATTCAAGCACTCGGAAAATGAATAGCAGGTTTCACTCGTTTCTTAGCATTCACAAATACTCGCCATTTACTAATATTGGCAAGGAACGAGTTAAGGGTTGATAGGATACCTATTTGAAACACCTCGGTGAGTTAGTGGAATCCCCAGCTCTGCTGAGATCCCAGATGCAGCTGTAATTCCTGCAATTGCCAGAAGAATCCAATAATACATGAAAGGGCTCCATCAGAAGATCACTCCTACAtcaatcatgaaaaacaagTAACAGAAATACATTGTTTCTACCTGGAATAACATTTACATGAATTCCTTGCCGTTGTAAGAAATCCATCTCCTCACCACCTCTACCAAACAcctaaaattttaatcataatgTTATATTAATCATTTgtgatcaaaataattaaaatatcaaatcaccaaaaatcaaaacataacaGGAAACAAACACTTTCAAACTGAAATACAATTAATCTATCATCAGTGGAGTACAAGATTGAAATGATGACcaaattttataacaaacacATAACGAAATAGACACATATACCTACAGCATAATCCCTCTACTTAAACTACTTGTTACACAACTGACGAACATTTGAGAAAGCTTGAGAAGGCCTAAACTGGGTCTTAAAGATTCAAGCATATATCACCTAGTAATTCTCACAAAGTAAGAATCCAAATGAATTCCACAAACAACAAACCACAAAGGAATTGATTGAAGAGAAATAGAACTGCAAGTGAATGCAAGCAAGCATTGcaaaatcaaagagaaaactCACCAAAGGATCACCTCCTTTTAGCCTCACAACATTGGCACCAGCCTTAGCAAAACTGAGCAACAGCTCATGAATCTCCTCCTGCAACgaatttaaacaaacaaaacctAAAAACCAAACATCCAATCTCAAAAAAGAAACCTTTTTCCAGACAACTAGATCAAGCAAACACCTGCGTGCGGCTGTGATACCCAGCAGTCTTTCCGACATAGAGCAGCCGTGCAGCCGGACCGACCAAATCCAGCACGGCATTGGACACCAATCTATCATACAACACAAGATCAGCACGCTCAATAGCACGCACAGCCTTCACCGTCAGCAGCTCCGGATCACCAGGGCCAGTCCCGACCAACGCCACACTTCCCGGCCCACGACCACCGCCGCCACCATTTTCCCTTCCAGCCCGAAGCACATCAAGCAACCTCTTCAACTCAGGCAGCTGGAGAGCAATCTCATTAGCCTTATCAcaaacaagagaagaagaagaagaaacacacgcccattgATCCCTTTGATGCCGCTCCAAAGAGTTCCATTCAGTGAAAggtgaggatgatgatgagcaGCAAACGGCGATGCTCCGTGGAGTGGTGAAGAAGGGGAGGGATTTAGAGGGAGAAGGAGATGAGAGAGAGGTTGGGGAAAGGAAGGAGGGGCAGGGGGAGAaggagagggaggaggaggCCATGGGACATGGATTGAAGAGAAAGGAAGGGTTTTTGTATATGAAAAAAGGTGGGCTTTTTAGAAGGTCGAAAGGGCGGCTTTGAAGAAGCGTTTggtttttttaaccttttttggGAACTTTTTGGGTTGTTTGAGAGGACCAGGTTCGTCGAACTTGaagccttttttttattttattttattttattgggttTATATGAGATGACATTGGCTCTTGCTTTTTGGTGTAAGTCCAGTGTTGGTTTTTGtcctcaattttaatttagtttataggaataaatatatatagtttgttcAGGCATTAAATAGTCCAAGAAGACAAAGCGttcaagttcaaattgtcaACAAATGGTTTTGAAGGTTTTCAAAACCTTAACCAAACTACTTCAGAATCCACAACTTCTAATAATAAATCAGTGGGTCAAAATTCAAAAACCcccaaacaaaaatattattattataattattattattattattattaaaaaaaataatgtttagaTTTTAGTAAAAACATTATAGTGCTTGACgtcatattcttttttttttaaataaaatcaggCTTCTTTTCTTAACATATACATGCTATAATGTAGTAGTTTAGCATGATATAGAAGACAGAAATATTATaaagattttggaagaaaattcGCTAAGGTAATGATCATGTTAATAtcatttcaataaaaacatgggtgtaaaatgaaaaattaaaatcaaagccAACACACTAGTGCCCAataaatctcattttttttaaccccCAAAACAAGGTAAATAACAGGAAAAAATTACccaaaaaatcaaagattaacCATTTAATTACTCAACACACTAGGGCATGACTTCCAAACAAATTTCATTCACCTATAATTCTTCAACAGATAAACTAGAGATAAGAGAAACATTTCCTAAATGATTATAAAAAGCTCTTGAGCAGCTCcatgaaaacaaattcattatatTCATCTTGATAAATACCTCAGGAAGTATTTTATTcaagataacaaaataaaagataaataaataaaaccatttgtcactattttcttaaaagaaattAGATATAATCATTAACTGTCAACGTCAGCTTGCACAACATATTCTTTTAAGTGTGAATCTCTGCCAGCCTTGAATTGCTACttaaatatgcaaatatatgAAGAATTACAAACATTTTGTAACAAGACTAGTATGCTTAATAAAACCTACCATCCATCAGaaccaagaaaagaaagattggGATTCTTTGGTGCAAATCACCTTTTTCATAAGCCTACAAGTTAATCTGCTATTTCCTTGAGAAGTGATATGTTCAACTTACAAATATATGAACAGACTACAATGATCACTTGCATTGGATAATACTCTCAAATGAAAAGTACTAAACACATCACAGACATAATAACATACTCATAAAAGCTCTAAAATCAAGCTTTACCAAATCATGCATGTTTCAACTTTCTTGTAGATTTTTTTCATCTCGCCATATCCCTCGAACAGTTGTACATGCATTCTATGCCAGTCTTCTCTACTCGAGTAACTCAACAGAAAAGATAAACATGTTCCTTGCCATATCTTCCCAATGTTTGACCATTAAGGTAGAAAATTGATCTTagcaaaaaaaatttccatattTTGATCTTTGTTACCAATCAAAATGATGACTCTAACCTCATTTGTTAGGGTACTGCATCCACCTTTGATTATAAACTTTGAGCCTTCATAATCTAGTACAGTGTATTGTCAATGAAACTATCGCTGCCTTCTGAGATCTATTCCTTGTTCGAACTTGTTAATTTCTTATGATGTTATTTTTCTGCACAATAATCACTCCACCATTCTTAATCAAACCAATGCTTCCTTCTGATTAATCTACTCCTCATTCTAACCTGTTAATTTCTTCAGATCTCATTCTTCTGCACAATAACCATTCCACCATTCTTACATATTAAGTTCAAAACCATTTCTTGACCTTAGAGTTTATGATGATCAATTATCACTCATTTCAAACACAAACCTggttataaaaaacatataggaATCACATTTATTTTGCGTAAACATAAACAACTTCATCCTTTGAAAAGGTACAACCAATTCTTTCATTCCAAAATTGAGACAAATCATTTGAGCAACATTGATGAAATTCACCACTTATGATTCATGTATGGgtattaatttaaatcaaaatcacaaaaacataatagataaaatcattaaaagtgTGATTTAGGGGAATAAATCTGAGTCACAAGCTTCACATGTATCAAAATCATAGTTCATGATTTAACTTCTAGTGACCTTCTAAAACATCCTATGAAGTTCTATTCACTACTTGTCAGACTactaaaacaataaaactttataGTGGAAgctaatttaaacaataattttcttaCCCAATTGAGGCAGCTTAACTGCATAGATGttacatttgatttttcaaCTTGAATTGAATGCTGTCTCAACCTTAATAACaaactatatttgaattctCAAATCCTTTCCTTATGGTTAGTTAGCTCATGGATCTTACACATACTTTACCTATGGTAGGCATGTGCTcaactaattaatttattaattagctTATACAGCAGCTATTGATTTACATCAACCCAATAAATTTATTCCTAAATCACTAAATTAATAACAGGAATAAGGTGCTATCAAGAAAGATAACCATCACATGAAATACCAAACTTCAAGGATAGACCaggaaaaaataaaaggtttaagaCTTGAAAACCTAATGAATACCATCAAAGTCAACTTCTTATCTAATCATCATATTATAAAGTAAAATATCAAGAAAGTAAAAATGATATAAACCACACCAAGAATGCGAATAAGAATAGAATcaagatttaaataaaatcatccaaATAATATCACGACCCAAAAGAGTGACTTTCAAAGCAAAAGTGAAATGTCTTACCCATGAAAGTCAAAGCTCATTAAATAACAACTATTATAGAGGATGCTAAGAATACCACCATTAGTAAAGCAACCTTCTTGTgaacagaaaacaaaaatagtaaTATTACTAATGCTTCCAAAGAttcccaacaacaacaaaatctcACATTCTTAGACCAAAATTCAGAGATAGATTAGGGATAACCGTCAAACAGCAGCAGGAGTAGCATCTGTCTCGACCTCAGCTTCATCTACCGCATCCTTGGCAGCCTCGGTCTCAGCAACTGCATCCATGGCTGCTTCCGGATTCTCCTCCTCAGTGGGTGGTCGAACTTGCTCCTCCTCGGGCAATGGCTCCTCCACATAATCATTCTCGAATGCATCCGCTGGCACCTCATAGATCCTCACCTGTGGTTTCACCGGGTCCTTCACCAAAACATACTTCCCCTCATTAAGCTTCATGCACAGGTCTACGATTGATTTAACAATGCCCCACATATTTGAAGTATTTAAATTGATCTGGGCAGCAAAATCCCTCGGCTTGTAACCAATCACACTGAGAATCACATGATTGTAATGGTCTCTCGGATGAACTCTTGAGACATATCCAATCTTCATCAAATCAGCACTTGCAAGAAGAGCCTGTGCAGTCCACTTGGCAAGTTTGTTGGCATTGTTCTTGAGCTCTGTAGCAAGCACAGCACCCCTCTGTGTCTCAAGCTTTTGCCTCCAGTCAACCCCAGAGTACTTAGGATCAAACTCATTAAGTGCATTTAGGGTTAAGAAGGATCTCTGCCCTCTAACTTCAGTTACACTATGGACCTCACAGCGAGCAACCAAATGAAGGTCATCATCAAGTTTCCATCTTCGGTAGCGGTATGCAACAGAGGCAAGCTCCTCCCCATCAGCAGCGAAGGGGTTGGGCTCCTCAAAGGCGACCTTGTTGCCATCACGGACGAGCACCTGCTGTGAGAAGTTCTGGTTGATGTAAGTAGCCTCCACGGCAAGTGAGTGTGCAGAGTTGATGTCTTCCTTTGCCTCAGGAAGCGGCTCCTGAGAGGTCTCATTCACTGACAAAAGATCAAGCTGGGAACCATCGCGCTTGTCAAAGAAAAGCTTGTTGCCGACGCGCTGGATGACGATGTCCCATGAGTAGACAGAGCGCGGGGCGCACATAAGGGCAGAGAGGATGGCATCGGTGGCAAAGACGGTGGCTTTATCTTCATTGGCGAGGCGCCGGATGACGGGGTCGTCGGTAGTGGTGACCTTGAAGAAGTTCCGGGTCTTGAA
This genomic window from Dioscorea cayenensis subsp. rotundata cultivar TDr96_F1 chromosome 20, TDr96_F1_v2_PseudoChromosome.rev07_lg8_w22 25.fasta, whole genome shotgun sequence contains:
- the LOC120251162 gene encoding pentatricopeptide repeat-containing protein At3g62890-like, whose amino-acid sequence is MATPARLSILDHPILALLGKLRTLPHVQQAHAHLVVSGLVRHSFPPSKLIQVLLSLPSTSSLPYAHLLLLHSPSPNLFSFNSLIRALPFPSSLLLFRGLLRSPLLLPNNYTLAFALHACCFCSSRAEGEQLRAQSLRRGLESSVFVHNVVIKMYSCLGLLQDARKVFDEMDERDLFSWNSLMAGYVGVGDVRMAREVFDDMPERDVVSWSTVIAGYVQEGSFTEAMELFREMQLAGARPNEFTLTTVLAACSNLVALEQGKWIHMYIDKAKIKMNDRLLAALIDMYSKCGDAESALRLFNSADNALKSSIRPWNAMLSGFAIHGLSEAAIQHFERMKMENIAPDKVTFVSLLNACSHGRLVDKGRLYFESMKSIHGIDPEIEHYGCMVDLLGRAGHLKEAEEFIKSMPVTPDTAIWSALLAACKIHRDTVMGDRIGKLVNNSEPENLGCQVLLANIYSSSGRWVDAKDVRKNMGITGRRKTPGCSSIELDGMFHQFFVGDRSHPQTKQIYLFLEEMYTKLKMAGYVPEIGEVLLDIDGEDRETVLSRHSEKLAIAFALMNTPPGTPIRIVKNLRVCGDCHHATKFISKVYERVIIVRDRIRFHHFEDGFCSCKDYW
- the LOC120251057 gene encoding siroheme synthase encodes the protein MASSSLSFSPCPSFLSPTSLSSPSPSKSLPFFTTPRSIAVCCSSSSSPFTEWNSLERHQRDQWACVSSSSSLVCDKANEIALQLPELKRLLDVLRAGRENGGGGGRGPGSVALVGTGPGDPELLTVKAVRAIERADLVLYDRLVSNAVLDLVGPAARLLYVGKTAGYHSRTQEEIHELLLSFAKAGANVVRLKGGDPLVFGRGGEEMDFLQRQGIHVNVIPGITAASGISAELGIPLTHRGVSNSVRFLTGHSRNGGTDPLYVAEHAADPDSTLVIYMGLSTLPGLVSKLMNHGLPHETPAVAVERGTTPQQRIVFAELKHLVNEVKLAELVSPTLIIIGEVVALSPLWPLSSEKRLGMCNGAAMH
- the LOC120251650 gene encoding eukaryotic translation initiation factor 3 subunit D, producing the protein MGFEVGVVPFNPDGWGPPDTPAVPLLSRRDTAGSATVQPANIPFAPFSRSEKLGRIADWTRNPNFSNPRPGANRDSVFDFALDDLAAGVTADDDSSFRLVDGKPPPRPKFGPKWRFQQRPQLPQRRDEEVEARRREAEKERARRDRLYHHNHRSSGPASNAHHGPQRREASSLKSSVDIQPEWTMLDQIPFSTFTKLSFSVPDPPEDLLICGALELYDRSYDRVNPKNERRLERFKTRNFFKVTTTDDPVIRRLANEDKATVFATDAILSALMCAPRSVYSWDIVIQRVGNKLFFDKRDGSQLDLLSVNETSQEPLPEAKEDINSAHSLAVEATYINQNFSQQVLVRDGNKVAFEEPNPFAADGEELASVAYRYRRWKLDDDLHLVARCEVHSVTEVRGQRSFLTLNALNEFDPKYSGVDWRQKLETQRGAVLATELKNNANKLAKWTAQALLASADLMKIGYVSRVHPRDHYNHVILSVIGYKPRDFAAQINLNTSNMWGIVKSIVDLCMKLNEGKYVLVKDPVKPQVRIYEVPADAFENDYVEEPLPEEEQVRPPTEEENPEAAMDAVAETEAAKDAVDEAEVETDATPAAV